CGGAAAGAGCCCTATCTTTTGGCTTCTCGGTAAGGATATACTCACCAGACAAAGACATTCTCCAGTTGGTTTCCCAGAAGGTGCAGGTGATAAACCCCATAAGCGGTGAAGTCTTTGACATAAAGAGGGTGGAGGAGAAATTTGGCGTCAAACCCCATCTTATACCACACCTTCTGGCTCTTGTGGGAGACCAGACGGACAACATAGAGGGAGTAAAAGGCATAGGCAAAAAAACCGCTATAAAAGTTCTTGAAAAGTACGGCAGTATTGAAAACATACTGAGAAACTTTGATGATTTTAAAGCATCCTTCCCCCACGCAGACAGGGATAAGCTGGAACTATCTTACTATCTGGTAAAGCTCCAGCCACCACCAGAGCTGACCATTGAGGAAGACCAACTGTGTATGAAAGAGCCAAATATGGAAGCACTAAAAGCTAAACTGCTGGAGCTTGAAATGAAAAGC
The DNA window shown above is from Hydrogenobacter thermophilus TK-6 and carries:
- a CDS encoding 5'-3' exonuclease; the protein is MKVLCLLDGSAFIYRSFFALPPLSTKDGFPTGAIYGFMRAVLHILKAEKTRCFVVAFDHPAPTIRKEASSTYKSKRPSMPDPLRLQIPVIKELLKLLGIPVIEVPGYEADDVIGYITERALSFGFSVRIYSPDKDILQLVSQKVQVINPISGEVFDIKRVEEKFGVKPHLIPHLLALVGDQTDNIEGVKGIGKKTAIKVLEKYGSIENILRNFDDFKASFPHADRDKLELSYYLVKLQPPPELTIEEDQLCMKEPNMEALKAKLLELEMKSLIKDVENISKVLSQRELF